From one Eucalyptus grandis isolate ANBG69807.140 chromosome 9, ASM1654582v1, whole genome shotgun sequence genomic stretch:
- the LOC104419554 gene encoding 3-hydroxy-3-methylglutaryl-coenzyme A reductase 1, translating into MDARRPRRPSFSTPSKPPRPPPPPPSAAAAAAAGAGELLVDPNHHYPKASDALPLPLYLTNAVFLALFFSVACFLLRRWREKILDSTPLHVVTLSELTALVSLLVSLLASLIYLLGFFGIGLVQSFVSRSPTRHDIVVGDVNGHWRVMEQEEDKFIIKEEDGEGCSGGACTECATGPLADALSTFVALTEEDEEIIKSVVDGMTPSYSLESKLGDCKRAAAIRREAVQRMTGRSMEGLAFEGFDYASILGQCCEMPIGYVQVPVGVAGPLLLDGIEYVVPMATTEGCLVASTNRGCKAINTSGGAASVVLRDGMTRAPVVRFGSARRAAELKLFLEDPGNLDTIAVVFNRSSRFAKLQDIRCALAGKNLFIRFMCSTGDAMGMNMVSKGVQNVLDFLRADFPDMEVIGISGNYCSDKKPAAINWIEGRGKSVVCEAVIKEEVVQKVLKTTVPALVELNMLKNLTGSAMAGALGGFNAHASNIVSAIFIATGQDPAQNVESSHCITMMEAVNDGKDLHVSVSMPSIEVGTVGGGTQLASQSACLNLLGVKGASQDSPGSNSSLLATIVAGSVLAGELSLMSALAAGQLVKSHMKYNRSSKDVSKMACQ; encoded by the exons ATGGACGCTCGCCGGCCACGTCGACCATCCTTCTCCACCCCCTCGAAACCCcctcgccctcctcctcctcccccatccgccgctgccgctgccgctgccggCGCCGGCGAACTCCTCGTTGACCCTAACCACCATTACCCGAAGGCCTCCGAcgccctccccctccctctctacCTCACCAACGCGGTCTTCCTCGCCCTCTTCTTCTCCGTCGCCTGCTTCCTCCTCCGCCGGTGGCGCGAGAAGATCCTTGACTCCACCCCCTTGCACGTCGTCACCCTCTCCGAGCTCACCGCCCTCGTCTCCCTCCTCGTCTCCCTCCTCGCCTCCCTCATTTACCTCCTCGGCTTCTTCGGGATCGGCCTCGTGCAGTCCTTCGTCTCGCGGTCGCCCACCCGGCACGACATCGTCGTCGGGGACGTCAACGGCCATTGGCGTGTCATGGAGCAGGAGGAGGACAAGTTCATTATCAAGGAGGAGGACGGCGAGGGCTGCAGCGGAGGCGCATGCACCGAGTGCGCCACGGGGCCGCTAGCCGACGCTCTTTCGACGTTCGTCGCCCTGACTGAGGAAGACGAGGAGATCATCAAGTCTGTCGTGGACGGGATGACGCCGTCCTATTCCCTGGAGTCAAAGCTTGGGGACTGCAAGAGGGCGGCCGCGATCCGGCGCGAGGCGGTGCAGCGCATGACGGGGAGGTCCATGGAGGGGCTGGCATTCGAGGGGTTCGACTACGCTTCGATTCTGGGCCAGTGCTGTGAGATGCCGATCGGGTACGTGCAGGTCCCCGTGGGGGTCGCAGGGCCGCTGCTGCTCGACGGGATCGAGTACGTGGTCCCGATGGCGACGACGGAGGGCTGCTTGGTGGCAAGCACCAACAGGGGTTGCAAGGCGATAAACACGTCAGGCGGCGCCGCGAGCGTCGTGCTCAGGGACGGGATGACTCGGGCCCCAGTGGTGAGGTTCGGCTCCGCCAGGCGTGCCGCAGAGCTCAAGCTGTTCCTGGAGGATCCCGGCAACCTCGATACCATAGCGGTTGTGTTCAACAG GTCGAGCAGGTTCGCCAAATTACAAGACATCAGGTGCGCACTCGCAGGGAAAAATTTGTTCATAAGATTCATGTGCAGCACGGGCGATGCGATGGGGATGAATATGGTCTCCAAAGGCGTCCAAAACGTCCTCGATTTCCTCCGGGCTGACTTCCCCGACATGGAAGTCATCGGCATCTCCG GGAACTATTGCTCGGACAAGAAGCCCGCAGCAATTAACTGGATCGAGGGAAGGGGGAAGTCAGTGGTGTGCGAGGCGGTGATAAAGGAGGAGGTGGTGCAGAAGGTGCTGAAGACCACCGTGCCAGCGCTGGTGGAGCTCAACATGCTCAAGAACCTGACCGGGTCAGCCATGGCCGGTGCGCTTGGCGGGTTCAACGCCCACGCCAGCAATATCGTGTCGGCCATCTTCATTGCCACTGGACAGGACCCAGCGCAAAATGTGGAGAGCTCTCACTGCATCACCATGATGGAGGCCGTCAATGATGGCAAGGATCTTCACGTTTCCGTGTCCATGCCTTCCATTGAG gTGGGTACAGTTGGAGGGGGCACCCAACTTGCATCACAATCGGCTTGTCTGAACCTACTCGGTGTGAAGGGTGCAAGCCAAGACTCTCCCGGCTCGAACTCGAGTCTTTTGGCCACCATCGTGGCCGGTTCCGTATTAGCCGGGGAGCTTTCACTCATGTCCGCTTTGGCTGCCGGTCAACTCGTTAAGAGCCACATGAAGTACAACAGATCTTCCAAGGATGTCTCCAAAATGGCATGCCAATAA
- the LOC104419555 gene encoding RNA-binding protein 24 isoform X1: protein MAYHQPVPTSPFAGVVGDTTYTKVFVGGLAWETQNDTLRRYFEQFGDIVEAVVITDKNTGRSKGYGFVTFHDPESARRACENPSPVIDGRRANCNLAALGRLRPPVSFGTSFSPSAFENELGRMRPVVPLIGSVQTPRSTYVGSPSYQQPSTYGYQPGFVYPPYGYTTYTPEFYPQSAYNPYLAQNYVQIYGVPGTASAGLYSYGQVGHPPSSSYGYVSPQSYGMPNQHVVQFAGPNVNGATAAIPALQAPYPAGMAAPAPGQAQIIVTAHSPQFTSGSDQTAG, encoded by the exons ATGGCGTATCACCAACCGGTGCCGACCTCTCCGTTCGCCGGCGTCGTCGGGGATACTACCTACACGAAGGTGTTTGTGGGGGGGTTGGCTTGGGAGACTCAGAACGACACTTTGCGCCGTTATTTTGAGCAGTTTGGGGACATTGTTGAGGCAGTTGTGATCACCGACAAGAACACCGGCCGATCCAAGGGCTACGGTTTT GTGACATTCCATGATCCCGAATCTGCGAGGAGGGCTTGCGAAAATCCCAGTCCGGTTATTGATGGAAGGAGAGCTAATTGTAATTTGGCTGCTCTCGGACGGCTACGGCCGCCTGTTTCTTTTGGTACTTCATTTTCTCCATCTGCATTTGAAAATGAGCTAG GGCGTATGAGACCGGTAGTGCCTCTTATTGGGAGCGTGCAAACCCCAAGGAGTACATATGTTGGAAGCCCTTCTTACCAGCAACCCAGTACTTATGGTTATCAACCCGGATTTGTATATCCACCCTATGG GTACACAACATATACACCAGAGTTCTACCCACAG AGTGCTTACAACCCTTACCTGGCCCAGAATTACGTTCAGATATATGGTGTGCCTGGTACGGCCAGTGCAGGACTATATTCATATGGACAAGTGGGACATCCCCCTTCAAGCAGTTATGGTTATGTTTCCCCCCAAAGTTATGGTATGCCAAATCAGCATGTAGTGCAATTTGCTGGACCAAATGTAAATGGTGCTACAGCTGCAATCCCTGCACTCCAAGCACCATATCCTGCAG GTATGGCAGCACCAGCTCCTGGACAAGCACAAATTATAGTAACTGCCCATTCTCCTCAGTTCACTAGTGGTTCTGATCAAACAGCTGGTTGA
- the LOC104419555 gene encoding RNA-binding protein 24-A isoform X2, with protein MAYHQPVPTSPFAGVVGDTTYTKVFVGGLAWETQNDTLRRYFEQFGDIVEAVVITDKNTGRSKGYGFVTFHDPESARRACENPSPVIDGRRANCNLAALGRLRPPVSFGRMRPVVPLIGSVQTPRSTYVGSPSYQQPSTYGYQPGFVYPPYGYTTYTPEFYPQSAYNPYLAQNYVQIYGVPGTASAGLYSYGQVGHPPSSSYGYVSPQSYGMPNQHVVQFAGPNVNGATAAIPALQAPYPAGMAAPAPGQAQIIVTAHSPQFTSGSDQTAG; from the exons ATGGCGTATCACCAACCGGTGCCGACCTCTCCGTTCGCCGGCGTCGTCGGGGATACTACCTACACGAAGGTGTTTGTGGGGGGGTTGGCTTGGGAGACTCAGAACGACACTTTGCGCCGTTATTTTGAGCAGTTTGGGGACATTGTTGAGGCAGTTGTGATCACCGACAAGAACACCGGCCGATCCAAGGGCTACGGTTTT GTGACATTCCATGATCCCGAATCTGCGAGGAGGGCTTGCGAAAATCCCAGTCCGGTTATTGATGGAAGGAGAGCTAATTGTAATTTGGCTGCTCTCGGACGGCTACGGCCGCCTGTTTCTTTTG GGCGTATGAGACCGGTAGTGCCTCTTATTGGGAGCGTGCAAACCCCAAGGAGTACATATGTTGGAAGCCCTTCTTACCAGCAACCCAGTACTTATGGTTATCAACCCGGATTTGTATATCCACCCTATGG GTACACAACATATACACCAGAGTTCTACCCACAG AGTGCTTACAACCCTTACCTGGCCCAGAATTACGTTCAGATATATGGTGTGCCTGGTACGGCCAGTGCAGGACTATATTCATATGGACAAGTGGGACATCCCCCTTCAAGCAGTTATGGTTATGTTTCCCCCCAAAGTTATGGTATGCCAAATCAGCATGTAGTGCAATTTGCTGGACCAAATGTAAATGGTGCTACAGCTGCAATCCCTGCACTCCAAGCACCATATCCTGCAG GTATGGCAGCACCAGCTCCTGGACAAGCACAAATTATAGTAACTGCCCATTCTCCTCAGTTCACTAGTGGTTCTGATCAAACAGCTGGTTGA